A single Salvelinus sp. IW2-2015 unplaced genomic scaffold, ASM291031v2 Un_scaffold1199, whole genome shotgun sequence DNA region contains:
- the LOC112070011 gene encoding putative ferric-chelate reductase 1, protein MAPNATMAPNATMAPNATMAPNATMAPNATMAPNATMAPSATTAPNATMASNVTMAPSATTAPNATMTPKPTMTPVPALTQSISRTNCGKTQFCAAEPSDCDPAMAGSCFFVSTQQSSGQTFSLQLRGESRGYIAVGFSKNTTQGVNDTTYVCANNNGTMKFFTTLLLNKVLTVTGTLPVDSVNGSVNGQIIQCTFSATLPEATRSTRSADTSFVLSISNGTLINETLGTPKVVLVSNVAVNLANPNSTVINSLNAIPTTATSSTTATPTTTANSSTTTTSNTTANSSTTTNSSTTTNSSTNATSTITAISITASSHAMGLQHTLSQALLILLGVLGMMML, encoded by the exons ATGGCACCCAACGCCACAATGGCACCCAACGCCACAATGGCACCCAACGCCACAATGGCACCCAACGCCACAATGGCACCCAACGCTACAATGGCACCCAACGCCACAATGGCACCCAGCGCCACAACAGCACCCAACGCCACAATGGCATCCAACGTCACAATGGCACCCAGCGCCACAACAGCACCCAACGCCACAATGACACCCAAACCGACAATGACACCCGTCCCAGCTCTCACG CAAAGCATCTCAAGGACGAATTGTGGAAAGACTCAGTTCTGTGCTGCTGAGCCATCAGACTGTGACCCGGCCATGGCTGGTTCATGTTTCTTCGTCTCCACGCAGCAGTCCTCAGGACAGACCTTCTCCCTCCAGCTACGAGGAGAGTCCAGAGGCTACATCGCTGTAGGCTTTTCCAAAAACACCACACAG GGCGTTAATGACACCACCTACGTGTGTGCCAACAACAACGGCACTATGAAGTTCTTCACCACTCTCCTCCTAAATAAAGTTCTGACTGTCACTGGCACG ctgcctgtggaCTCTGTGAACGGCTCAGTCAACGGTCAGATCATCCAGTGCACCTTCTCTGCTACTCTCCCCGAAGCTACCAGGAGCACCAGGAGCGCTGACACCAGCTTCGTCCTCTCCATTTCCAACGGGACCTTAATTAACG AAACCCTGGGTACTCCTAAGGTTGTCCTGGTCAGCAATGTAGCCGTGAACCTGGCCAACCCCAACAGTACTGTGATCAACTCTTTGAACGCCATCCCCACTACTGCTACTTCCTCCACTACTGCTACTCCCACCACTACTGCTAATtcctccactactactacttccaACACTACTGCTAATtcctctactactactaattcCTCCACTACTACTAATTCCTCCACTAATGCTACTTCCACCATTACTGCTATTTCCATCACCGCCTCCAGCCACGCCATGGGCCTGCAGCACACCCTGTCTCAAG CTCTGCTGATCCTGCTTGGTGTGCTAGGTATGATGATGCTGTAA